The following are encoded in a window of Pirellulales bacterium genomic DNA:
- a CDS encoding iron-sulfur cluster assembly accessory protein has protein sequence MAVALSEKAANEVKRIMQEQKFDEDTVLRVGVAGGGCSGFQYSLGFDKTYDEKVDSKYDYHGVTVVVDKKSALYLDGTTVDFYEGLEKRGFTFDNPNAVKSCGCGSSFQA, from the coding sequence ATGGCAGTGGCATTGAGCGAAAAGGCCGCCAACGAAGTCAAGCGGATCATGCAGGAACAGAAGTTCGACGAGGACACGGTCCTGCGCGTCGGCGTGGCGGGCGGCGGCTGCAGCGGCTTTCAATACAGCCTCGGCTTCGACAAGACCTACGATGAAAAGGTCGACAGCAAGTACGACTATCACGGCGTGACGGTGGTCGTCGACAAGAAGAGCGCGCTGTATCTCGACGGCACGACGGTCGACTTCTACGAAGGCCTGGAGAAGCGCGGCTTCACCTTCGACAACCCCAACGCGGTCAAGAGCTGCGGCTGCGGCAGTTCGTTCCAGGCCTGA
- a CDS encoding FadR/GntR family transcriptional regulator, with protein sequence MSRVDRVSEVVQALEDKILSGGLNPGDPLPSEREISTQLGVSRTVVREAIGRLAGLGLVRSIQGSGTRVAAPSGRQISVGYQRLLRWSDCRLEDLAAVRLPLETAIAASAAIHRTEVQLASLEETQQTLGNPAKSLKAHLKADLDFHAILAEATGNAMFHLVLAPIQELLIESRRQTLGRHGAALAHRHHADILAAVVAGDARLASQAMREHIEANFQHLRAAATSVDAVLLGDQPQGGDTIQRRVKEFP encoded by the coding sequence ATGTCCCGCGTCGATCGCGTGTCGGAAGTCGTCCAGGCTTTGGAAGATAAGATCCTAAGCGGCGGTCTCAATCCCGGCGATCCGCTGCCCTCGGAGCGAGAGATCAGCACGCAACTGGGGGTCAGCCGCACCGTCGTTCGCGAGGCGATCGGCCGGTTGGCCGGCCTGGGCCTGGTTCGCAGCATCCAAGGTTCGGGCACGCGGGTCGCCGCGCCGAGCGGCCGGCAGATTTCGGTCGGCTATCAGCGTTTGCTGCGCTGGTCGGATTGCCGGTTGGAAGACCTAGCCGCCGTGCGGTTGCCTTTGGAGACGGCCATCGCGGCGTCGGCGGCGATTCATCGCACCGAGGTTCAGCTCGCTTCGCTCGAAGAGACGCAGCAGACTTTGGGAAACCCGGCCAAATCGCTCAAAGCGCACCTCAAGGCCGACCTTGATTTTCACGCGATTCTCGCCGAAGCCACCGGCAACGCGATGTTCCACCTGGTGCTGGCGCCGATTCAGGAATTGCTCATCGAGAGCCGGCGGCAGACGCTGGGCCGCCACGGCGCGGCCCTCGCCCATCGTCACCACGCCGACATTCTGGCCGCCGTCGTAGCCGGCGATGCGCGGCTCGCCAGCCAGGCCATGCGAGAGCATATCGAAGCGAACTTTCAGCACTTGCGTGCAGCGGCGACGAGCGTCGATGCGGTCCTGCTCGGCGATCAGCCGCAGGGTGGCGATACCATTCAGCGGCGCGTCAAGGAATTTCCGTAG